A portion of the Gadus macrocephalus chromosome 10, ASM3116895v1 genome contains these proteins:
- the sfxn1 gene encoding sideroflexin-1 isoform X2, with protein sequence MAVELSTSINIKEPRWDQSTFEGRAKHFFTVTDPRNILLSNEQLESAHKIITDYRKGVVSPGLSEDELWRAKYIFDSAFHPDTGEKMILIGRMSAQVPMNMTITGCMMTFYKTTPAVVMWQWINQSFNAIVNYTNRSGDAPLTVSQLGTAYVSATTGAVATALGLNALTKHVSPLFGRFVPFAAVAAANCINIPLMRQRELKHGIPITDENDNRLGESTQAAQQAISQVVVSRILMASPGMAIPPFLMNHLEKKAFLRKFPWMSAPIQVGLVGFCLVFATPLCCALFPQKSSMSVSRLEPELQEKIRASHPGVERVFFNKGL encoded by the exons ATGGCGGTCGAGTTATCTACCTCGATAAACATCAAGGAGCCCCGATGGGACCAGAGCACCTTCGAGGGCCGGGCCAAACACTTCTTCACCGTCACAGACCCCAGGAACATCCTGCTGTCCAACGAGCAGCTGGAGAGCGCGCACAAAATCATCACCGACTACAG AAAAGGAGTGGTCTCCCCAGGCCTGAGCGAGGATGAGCTATGGCGCGCCAAATACATCTTCGACTCCGCCTTCCACCCCGACACCGGGGAAAAGATGATCCTGATTGGCCGCATGTCGGCCCAGGTCCCCATGAACATGACCATCACTGGATGCATGATGACCTTCTACAA gACAACCCCGGCAGTGGTGATGTGGCAGTGGATCAATCAGTCCTTCAATGCAATCGTCAACTACACCAACAGGAGTGGGGACGCACCCCTCACAGTCAG TCAGCTTGGCACGGCCTATGTGTCTGCCACCACTGGGGCCGTAGCCACAGCTCTGGGACTAAATGCACTAACAAAG CACGTCTCTCCACTCTTCGGCCGGTTCGTACCGTTTGCTGCGGTCGCCGCCGCTAACTGCATCAACATCCCCCTAATGAGACAAAG GGAACTGAAACACGGCATTCCCATCACGGACGAGAACGACAACCGGCTGGGGGAGTCCACGCAGGCGGCGCAGCAGGCCATCTCCCAGGTGGTGGTCTCCAGGATCCTCATGGCCTCCCCCGGGATGG CTATCCCTCCATTCCTAATGAATCACTTGGAAAAGAAGGCCTTTTTGAGG AAGTTCCCATGGATGAGCGCACCCATTCAAGTGGGGCTGGTTGGATTCTG CCTGGTGTTCGCCACTCCACTCTGCTGTGCCCTCTTTCCACAAAAGAG ctcCATGTCGGTGAGCCGGTTGGAGCCGGAGCTGCAGGAGAAGATCCGCGCGAGTCACCcgggggtggagagggtgttCTTCAACAAGGGGCTATAG
- the sfxn1 gene encoding sideroflexin-1 isoform X1 encodes MIMAVELSTSINIKEPRWDQSTFEGRAKHFFTVTDPRNILLSNEQLESAHKIITDYRKGVVSPGLSEDELWRAKYIFDSAFHPDTGEKMILIGRMSAQVPMNMTITGCMMTFYKTTPAVVMWQWINQSFNAIVNYTNRSGDAPLTVSQLGTAYVSATTGAVATALGLNALTKHVSPLFGRFVPFAAVAAANCINIPLMRQRELKHGIPITDENDNRLGESTQAAQQAISQVVVSRILMASPGMAIPPFLMNHLEKKAFLRKFPWMSAPIQVGLVGFCLVFATPLCCALFPQKSSMSVSRLEPELQEKIRASHPGVERVFFNKGL; translated from the exons ATG ATAATGGCGGTCGAGTTATCTACCTCGATAAACATCAAGGAGCCCCGATGGGACCAGAGCACCTTCGAGGGCCGGGCCAAACACTTCTTCACCGTCACAGACCCCAGGAACATCCTGCTGTCCAACGAGCAGCTGGAGAGCGCGCACAAAATCATCACCGACTACAG AAAAGGAGTGGTCTCCCCAGGCCTGAGCGAGGATGAGCTATGGCGCGCCAAATACATCTTCGACTCCGCCTTCCACCCCGACACCGGGGAAAAGATGATCCTGATTGGCCGCATGTCGGCCCAGGTCCCCATGAACATGACCATCACTGGATGCATGATGACCTTCTACAA gACAACCCCGGCAGTGGTGATGTGGCAGTGGATCAATCAGTCCTTCAATGCAATCGTCAACTACACCAACAGGAGTGGGGACGCACCCCTCACAGTCAG TCAGCTTGGCACGGCCTATGTGTCTGCCACCACTGGGGCCGTAGCCACAGCTCTGGGACTAAATGCACTAACAAAG CACGTCTCTCCACTCTTCGGCCGGTTCGTACCGTTTGCTGCGGTCGCCGCCGCTAACTGCATCAACATCCCCCTAATGAGACAAAG GGAACTGAAACACGGCATTCCCATCACGGACGAGAACGACAACCGGCTGGGGGAGTCCACGCAGGCGGCGCAGCAGGCCATCTCCCAGGTGGTGGTCTCCAGGATCCTCATGGCCTCCCCCGGGATGG CTATCCCTCCATTCCTAATGAATCACTTGGAAAAGAAGGCCTTTTTGAGG AAGTTCCCATGGATGAGCGCACCCATTCAAGTGGGGCTGGTTGGATTCTG CCTGGTGTTCGCCACTCCACTCTGCTGTGCCCTCTTTCCACAAAAGAG ctcCATGTCGGTGAGCCGGTTGGAGCCGGAGCTGCAGGAGAAGATCCGCGCGAGTCACCcgggggtggagagggtgttCTTCAACAAGGGGCTATAG
- the LOC132466198 gene encoding serine/threonine-protein phosphatase 2A catalytic subunit alpha isoform codes for MDDKSFTKELDGWIERLNECKQLSENQVKFLCEKAKEILTKESNVQEVRCPVTVCGDVHGQFHDLMELFKIGGKSPDTNYLFMGDYVDRGYYSVETVSLLVSLKVRYRERITILRGNHESRQITQVYGFYDECLRKYGNANVWKYFTDLFDYLPLTALVDNQIFCLHGGLSPSIDTLDHIRALDRLQEVPHEGPMCDLLWSDPDDRGGWGISPRGAGYTFGQDISETFNHANGLTLVSRAHQLVMEGYNWCHDRNVVTIFSAPNYCYRCGNQAAIMELDDTLKYSFLQFDPAPRRGEPHVTRRTPDYFL; via the exons ATGGACGACAAGTCTTTCACCAAGgagttggatggatggatcgaACGGCTCAATGAGTGCAAACAGCTATCGGAGAACCAAGTCAAATTCCTCTGCGAAAAG GCTAAGGAGATCCTCACCAAGGAGTCCAACGTTCAGGAGGTGAGATGTCCCGTGACGGTGTGTGGGGACGTTCACGGTCAGTTCCATGACTTGATGGAGCTCTTCAAGATCGGAGGCAAGTCTCCAGACACCAACTACCTCTTCATGGGGGACTACGTGGACCGTGGCTACTACTCCGTGGAAACCGTCTCGCTCCTGGTCTCTCTGAAG GTACGGTACCGGGAGCGAATCACCATCCTCCGAGGGAACCACGAGAGCCGGCAGATCACCCAGGTGTATGGCTTCTACGACGAGTGCCTGAGGAAATACGGGAACGCTAACGTTTGGAAGTACTTCACAGACCTCTTTGACTATCTGCCTCTGACTGCGCTGGTCGATAACCAG ATCTTCTGTCTCCATGGCGGGCTGTCTCCCTCCATAGACACACTGGACCACATCCGAGCGCTGGATCGCTTGCAGGAAGTTCCTCACGAA GGTCCGATGTGTGACCTGCTTTGGTCAGACCCAGACGACCGCGGTGGCTGGGGCATTTCTCCCCGAGGAGCCGGGTACACCTTCGGCCAGGACATATCGGAGACCTTCAACCACGCCAATGGCCTAACTCTGGTCTCCAGAGCCCACCAGCTGGTCATGGAG GGTTATAATTGGTGCCACGACCGCAACGTTGTGACTATCTTCAGCGCGCCAAACTACTGCTACCGCTGTGGAAACCAAGCCGCAATTATGGAACTCGACGACACTCTGAAGTACTCCTT TTTACAGTTTGACCCCGCGCCGCGCCGAGGAGAGCCGCACGTCACCCGCCGTACCCCGGACTACTTCCTGTAG
- the atp5po gene encoding ATP synthase subunit O, mitochondrial: MASLMLGQQARQFSTSVIRPISKLMKAPIDVYGVEGRYATALFSAASKKKQLDQVEQELGKVSTMIKDPKVSGIVMNPHIKRGIKMQVVTDVLVKAKMSPLTINLIKVLSENGRLPLTGDVIKAYKMMMGAHRGEVICSVTTAQALDAASLADLQVALKGFLQKGETIKLETKTDSAILGGMIVSIGDKYVDMSTKTKIAKLTKIIRET, from the exons ATGGCTTCACTCATGTTAGGACAGCAG GCGCGCCAGTTCAGCACGTCTGTCATCAGGCCCATCTCAAAACTGATGAAG GCTCCCATCGATGTGTATGGAGTCGAGGGTCGCTATGCCACCGCGCTGTTCTCAGCGGCCAGCAAGAAGAAACAGTTGGACCAGGTTGAGCAGGAATTGGGCAAAGTGTCG ACCATGATCAAGGACCCCAAGGTCTCCGGCATTGTCATGAACCCTCACATCAAACGCGGCATAAAGATGCAGGTCGTCACTGACGTTCTGGTCAAGGCTAAGATGTCTCCTCTCACCATCAACCTCATCA AGGTGTTGTCTGAGAACGGGCGCCTGCCCCTGACCGGGGATGTCATCAAGGCCTACAAGATGATGATGGGAGCCCACCGTGGAGAGGTCATCTGCTCTGTCACCACCGCCCAG GCGTTGGATGCCGCCAGTCTTGCTGACCTGCAGGTCGCCCTCAAGGGATTCCTCCAGAAGGGTGAAACCATCAAGCTAGAAACTAAG ACGGATTCCGCCATCTTGGGAGGCATGATCGTCAGCATCGGGGACAAGTACGTGGACATGTCCACCAAGACCAAAATTGCAAAGCTCACCAAGATCATCAGGGAGACTTAA
- the si:ch1073-44g3.1 gene encoding UPF0461 protein C5orf24 homolog: MMHQVSSSNDYCMSGLSEDCQHSAGHFDLCGTQSNKFYSSPPPSLQLSLANLPPLPQGMHKPMTCQMQENQNEFQQPPTARNRGGEAPGPDGTKKKGKGIVKSGKRGRPAGTTKSAGYRTSTGRPLGTTKAAGFKTSPGRPLGTTKAAGYKVSPGRPPGSIKSLARLKKLGLATCEAAKKVDFSNCSGPKKLDYTCCDVTPFPYSMMQKRDLCEAGGKVEDSNE; the protein is encoded by the coding sequence ATGATGCACCAAGTTTCCAGCAGCAATGACTATTGCATGAGTGGACTGTCAGAGGACTGCCAGCATTCTGCAGGGCACTTCGACTTGTGTGGCACACAGTCCAACAAGTTCTACTCTTCGCCTCCGCCGTCCCTGCAGCTGTCCCTCGCTAATCTACCCCCCCTGCCACAGGGCATGCACAAACCCATGACATGCCAAATGCAGGAGAACCAAAACGAGTTCCAGCAGCCTCCCACTGCGAGGAACAGGGGCGGGGAGGCGCCGGGTCCTGATGGCACCAAGAAGAAGGGAAAGGGGATTGTCAAGTCCGGGAAGAGGGGCCGACCGGCCGGCACCACCAAATCAGCCGGCTACCGCACGAGTACTGGACGTCCGCTGGGGACCACGAAAGCTGCTGGTTTCAAGACCAGTCCTGGAAGACCCCTGGGTACCACCAAAGCAGCGGGCTACAAAGTGAGCCCGGGCCGGCCACCGGGGAGCATCAAGAGCCTGGCGCGCCTGAAGAAGCTGGGCCTGGCCACTTGTGAAGCAGCCAAGAAAGTGGACTTCAGCAACTGTAGTGGGCCCAAGAAACTGGATTACACCTGCTGTGACGTGACGCCCTTCCCATACAGCATGATGCAGAAAAGAGACCTTTGTGAAGCTGGGGGCAAAGTTGAAGACAGCAACGAGTAG
- the nsd1a gene encoding histone-lysine N-methyltransferase, H3 lysine-36 specific, whose amino-acid sequence MNQSYRRAVRGGSVFGSGQPELRPPNGLTTTSYGNQCGSRRRRSGQPPAMQLPSSSIKAAPVPGYSPPDRPHCFSSPLRSLQDLNSLVSRGSDLGGPPMDVRARTHRHSPSPISNEEDEEEEEDDDDDEFEAPSVHLPPSPGAVQTDAFEAIPELDKNGFPPHSPDSMDRCSPLPNGYLHFESTLFDGGDLKAEERGGGGKKEGLSSFHSFSPRPGLHRGPSDRKTAPASSGSDKQSVYKPGVLNLMAQTISELNPTLSPSALPEISMGEDSSAGENSDSDAELSFSPDHGLVSPSGTNSNSNSPKKKLLSAVKYLNGDLVWAKFNRRPWWPCQIASDTPQGVHTKMKAPSHRPCRLYFLETIGEIAERAWVPGKAILPFQGGHQFNELPVLRRRGKQKEKDYKYTIPKSLLTAWKVSVTEAERLGPGLRAGADDVLDVPLNGEVVDPLQGPDPTETPPTEAHRPLSPGPVGPASPAATPNGTVPPPSTVHPPVSSTVHPTVNSTANQGFQKKACRKKKKCLSDIFGHIVGGLKDSPTILDLVSPLPKAPDPVRESQDSPYADLDSVPMLSRPKRTEGFPTPETQRGSKAVKKEPGATPGKDGGVEDTSSPPETAVNSAKAARTSANKSVCHEKRLSHLKSNADLDGCKNVQDGSLDQHSLHLPASSRLMTTALKAEEETGLKDAPATGHTSTKSHNNEGDDKNDEGDGDGVLSDAEAGADQVSSSTGHSSPKRRARKPDKKRVCNGSLPKSPSRGSRALALVPPAKIKTENVASDLSAGSSPPSSLSPLDAFQEGKELTFKSLVKEEEGGGSEDGDQSAFQPDANYMFSTFLMRLKDRHDTRELEGRPLVVPRPPVLIKEEPLVIPTAPGGPNPLLKGSGAGPHLGGRSSGIKVENGWPGKPPPLQNANATAAKPKKKTKAIMKNDAYKCEALPLLSPAAGADRQRRKQRIPAKLKVSIPGLSPDLADMAYGREFVSGHADLAEPGSRASPPAAAAPPAAPGHPGMSCESKVAPKKRWQLAEGLAERGGGGGGGGGPGPAGGRPGGQVNGGVCTDSAGFSPGSPQVTLGDGNLSEDCSNVSDSSDKRLRRPSKRLLEASDEREPITSPKKKSKRNAEPSRMTSEADSSPETPSPAADPPCPRTPTVTSSSSPGSVPPHARGRLEEDCAPRPPSSSSSPPSSPEAGEGPDLPPDPSSASQERKRPRKLSQRILECTIEEVSLAPANKKEAKRLCGITSEEKKTAADTQDDLMKKEPVVPSIASPPSPAASPPGPGGPPGVFLPAEPSPPTGSRTPKMEGEGCGSEAGPTLANGTLATKPQGPSPGVNHSFHADVKGRAGATTLKENVCQMCERTGELVLCEGQCYGAFHPQCLGLAVAPKRKFMCRECSSGEHACYVCKKPGSGVKRCVVPMCGKFYHTDCVMASSTSQPQGKGFRCSLHVCLACHIANPLSLSSSKGRLARCVRCPVAYHANDNCMPAGSLVLANNSFLCPNHFTPRKGYKNHEHINVSWCFVCSEGGSLLCCESCPAAFHQECLNIQMPQGSWFCNDCKAGKKPRIKDILWVKWARYRWWPAEVCLAKDVPENTLRMKHEVGEFPVQFFGSKDFVWTYQARVFPYMEGDTHNIEKMGKGADAIYKKALSVAAERFRELTAEKEMRQLQEDRKNDKKPPPYRHIKVNRPIGKVQIITADQSEIPRCNCKALDESPCGVDSECINRMLMYECSPQVCVAGERCQNQAYTKRQYSPVEIFRTLARGWGLRAILDIKKGAFVNEYVGEVIDEEECRARIRHAQENDICNFYMLTLDKDRIIDAGPKGNQARFMNHCCQPNCETQKWTVNGDTRVGLFAVQDIPQGVELTFNYNLECLGNGKTVCKCGAPNCSGFLGVRPKNRQSAEKLKLREGKKKLPMKKKSKPELTKEREDECFSCGDAGQIVSCKKPGCPKVYHADCLNLAKRPAGRWECPWHQCDECGKEAASFCEMCPSSYCKEHRDGMLFISKLDGKLSCSEHDPCGPDPLEPGEIREYTAPVAPAAMGPSPFPKAGAPPGPGSAADADANAAAPQPAVGSAAGLAVAASAKPLPPPRLYINTKTATSSFLPTGRAHGSDGSEGPVSSPEGSSKGPGDEEDEDEEEEEEEEVEDEEEEEVEDEEEEEEEEVEVEDGEVDEEDEEGDGGEEEDDDEDDEEDEEEEEDDDDDDDAMEIVEDEEDNNPQYGGKEEDEDEDGEVYNSWDDYVEGEEDDGEVEASDMGEWGRVEDE is encoded by the exons ATGAATCAGTCTTACAGACGGGCTGTTAGGGGAGGCTCCGTGTTCGGCTCGGGTCAGCCAGAGCTACGGCCCCCCAATGGCCTCACCACTACTTCCTATGGAAACCAATGTGGCAGTCGAAGGCGCAGGTCGGGCCAACCGCCAGCCATGCAACTGCCATCCTCCAGCATCAAAGCAGCACCTGTCCCGGGCTACAGCCCCCCCGACCGACCTCATTGTTTCAGCAGCCCGCTGCGGAGCCTGCAGGACCTCAACAGTCTGGTGAGCAGGGGGTCCGACCTGGGCGGGCCCCCCATGGACGTCCGCGCCAGGACGCACCGGCACTCACCGAGCCCCATCAGCaacgaggaagacgaggaggaggaggaggatgacgatgacgatgagttTGAGGCGCCGTCCGTCCATCTTCCGCCGTCGCCAGGCGCCGTCCAGACGGACGCCTTCGAGGCGATCCCGGAGCTGGACAAAAACGGGTTCCCTCCCCACAGCCCCGACAGCATGGACCGCTGCTCCCCGCTGCCGAACGGCTACCTCCACTTTGAGTCCACGCTGTTCGACGGCGGAGACCTCAAggcggaggagcgggggggcggCGGTAAGAAGGAGGgcctctcctccttccactcCTTTTCCCCCAGACCGGGTCTCCACCGCGGCCCGTCGGACCGCAAGACGGCCCCGGCCAGCTCAGGGTCGGACAAACAGAGCGTGTACAAACCGGGCGTCCTCAACCTCATGGCCCAGACCATTTCTGAACTCAACCCTACACTAAGCCCCAGCGCGCTGCCCGAGATCAGTATGGGAGAGGACTCGAGTGCGGGGGAGAACTCTGACAGCGACGCGGAGCTGTCCTTCAGCCCCGACCACGGGCTGGTCTCGCCGTCCGGCACCAACTCCAAC TCAAACAGCCCCAAGAAGAAGCTTCTGTCGGCGGTGAAGTATCTGAACGGAGACCTGGTCTGGGCTAAGTTCAACCGCCGTCCCTGGTGGCCCTGCCAGATCGCATCCGACACGCCGCAGGGGGTTCACACTAAAATGAAAG CACCGAGCCATCGTCCGTGCCGCTTGTATTTCCTGGAGACGATCGGTGAGATAGCGGAGCGGGCCTGGGTCCCGGGGAAGGCCATTCTTCCTTTCCAGGGAGGCCACCAGTTCAACGAGCTCCCGGTGCTCCGACGGAGAGGGAAGCAGAAGGAGAAAGACTACAAGTATACG ATTCCCAAGAGTTTACTGACGGCGTGGAAGGTCAGTGTGACCGAAGCGGAGCGCTTAGGTCCCGGTCTCCGAGCGGGTGCGGACGACGTGCTGGACGTGCCCCTCAACGGGGAGGTCGTCGACCCGCTCCAGGGTCCGGACCCGACCGAGACCCCCCCGACTGAGGCCCACCGGCCGCTGTCCCCGGGCCCCGTCGGGCCCGCGTCGCCCGCCGCGACCCCCAACGGCACggtgccccctccctccactgTGCACCCCCCTGTTAGCTCCACTGTACACCCCACTGTAAACTCTACCGCCAACCAAGGCTTCCAAAAGAAGGCCTgtcggaagaagaagaaatgccTGTCGGACATATTCGGCCACATCGTGGGGGGGTTGAAGGACTCCCCCACGATCCTGGACCTGGTCAGCCCGCTACCCAAAGCCCCGGACCCCGTCAGAGAGTCCCAGGACTCCCCCTACGCCGACCTGGACTCTGTCCCCATGCTGAGTCGTCCCAAACGGACAGAGGGGTTTCCCACGCCGGAGACCCAGAGAGGCTCCAAAGCGGTCAAAAAGGAACCGGGTGCAACGCCGGGGAAGGACGGCGGTGTGGAGGACACGAGCTCGCCGCCCGAGACGGCCGTGAACTCTGCCAAGGCCGCCAGAACCTCCGCAAACAAATCGGTTTGCCATGAGAAACGGTTAAGTCATTTAAAGTCCAACGCGGATTTGGACGGCTGTAAAAACGTACAAGACGGTTCTCTGGACCAGCACTCCCTGCACCTGCCCGCCAGCAGTCGGCTGATGACCACAGCGCTGAAGGCCGAGGAGGAGACGGGACTCAAGGACGCCCCGGCGACGGGCCACACCTCCACGAAGAGCCACAACAACGAGGGGGACGACAAGAACGATGAAGGCGACGGCGACGGCGTGCTCAGCGACGCCGAGGCGGGGGCAGACCAGGTGTCGTCCTCCACCGGCCACAGCTCCCCCAAACGCCGCGCAAGGAAGCCCGACAAGAAGCGCGTCTGCAACGGCTCGCTGCCCAAGTCCCCGTCCCGGGGGTCCCGAGCGCTCGCCCTCGTGCCCCCGGCCAAGATCAAGACGGAGAACGTGGCGTCGGACCTGTCggccggctcctcccccccctcctcgctcTCCCCGTTGGACGCCTTCCAGGAGGGCAAGGAGCTGACCTTCAAGTCtctggtgaaggaggaggagggggggggcagcgagGACGGCGACCAGAGCGCCTTCCAGCCGGACGCCAACTACATGTTCAGCACCTTCCTCATGCGGCTGAAGGACCGGCACGACACCCGCGAGCTGGAGGGCAGGCCGCTGGTGGTGCCCCGGCCCCCCGTCCTCATCAAGGAGGAGCCCCTGGTCATCCCCACCGCCCCGGGGGGTCCGAACCCACTACTGAAGGGCTCCGGCGCCGGCCCCCACCTGGGGGGCCGCAGCTCAGGGATCAAGGTGGAGAACGGCTGGCCGGGGAAGCCCCCCCCGCTGCAGAACGCCAACGCCACGGCGGCCAAGCCCAAGAAGAAGACCAAGGCCATCATGAAAAACGACGCCTACAAATGTGAAGCGCTGCCGCTCCTCTCGCCGGCCGCCGGCGCCGACCGGCAGCGCAGGAAGCAGCGGATCCCCGCCAAGCTGAAGGTCAGCATCCCGGGGCTGTCCCCGGACCTGGCGGACATGGCGTACGGCCGGGAGTTCGTCAGCGGGCACGCCGACCTGGCGGAGCCCGGGTCCCGGGCGTCcccgccggccgccgccgccccccccgccgcccccggccACCCCGGCATGAGCTGCGAATCCAAAGTGGCGCCCAAGAAGCGCTGGCAGCTGGCGGAGGGCCTGGCAGagcggggcggcgggggcgggggcgggggcgggcccGGGCCCGCGGGGGGGCGGCCGGGCGGCCAGGTCAACGGGGGGGTGTGCACGGACAGCGCCGGGTTCAGCCCGGGCTCCCCCCAGGTCACGCTGGGCGACGGCAACCTGTCGGAGGACTGCTCCAACGTCTCGGATTCCAGCG ACAAGCGTCTGCGCAGACCCAGTAAGAGACTCCTGGAGGCCAGCGACGAGCGCGAACCAATAACGTCCCCAAAGAAGAAATCAAAGAGGAACGCTGAACCCTCCAGAATG accaGCGAAGCAGACAGCAGCCCGGAGACCCCCAGTCCGGCGGCGGACCCCCCCTGTCCCCGCACTCCGACCGTGACCTCATCCTCCAGCCCGGGCTCCGTCCCCCCCCACGCCAGGGGCCGCCTGGAGGAGGACTGCGCCCCCcggccgccctcctcctcctcctcccccccctcctcccctgaggCGGGCGAGGGCCCCGATCTACCTCCAGACCCCT CGTCAGCGTCCCAAGAGAGGAAAAGGCCAAGGAAACTCTCCCAGCGGATCCTGGAATGCACCATAGAAGAAGTGTCTCTCGCTCCCGCCAACAAGAAG GAGGCCAAGAGACTCTGTGGGATTACCTCAGAGGAGAAGAAGACCGCCGCAGACACTCAG gacgACCTCATGAAGAAAGAGCCGGTCGTCCCGAGCATcgccagcccccccagccccgccgcCAGCCCCCCAGGACCCGGGGGCCCGCCGGGGGTCTTCCTCCCGGCCGAGCCTTCCCCACCGACCGGGTCCAGGACGCccaagatggagggggagggctgcgGCTCGGAGGCGGGGCCAACCCTGGCCAATGGGACGCTTGCTACCAAACCCCAG GGGCCGAGTCCCGGGGTGAACCACAGCTTCCACGCGGACGTGAAGGGACGAGCGGGCGCCACCACTCTGAAGGAGAACGTGTGCCAG atgtgtgagCGGACCGGGGAGCTGGTGCTGTGTGAAGGCCAGTGCTACGGAGCCTTCCATCCGCAGTGTCTGGGCTTGGCCGTCGCTCCCAAGAGGAAGTTCATGTGTCGTGAATGCAGCTCAG GTGAGCACGCGTGCTACGTGTGCAAGAAGCCGGGCAGCGGCGTGAAGCGCTGCGTGGTTCCCATGTGTGGGAAGTTCTACCACACGGACTGCGTCAtggcctcctccaccagccagcCGCAGGGAAAAGGCTTCCGCTGCTCCCTTCACGTCTGCCTGGCCTGCCACATCGCCAACCCCCTCAGCCTCTCCAGCTCCAAAG GTCGTCTGGCCCGCTGTGTGCGCTGTCCCGTGGCCTACCACGCCAACGACAACTGCATGCCCGCCGGCAGCCTGGTGCTGGCCAACAACAGCTTCCTCTGCCCCAACCACTTCACGCCACGCAAGGGCTACAAGAACCACGAGCACATCAACGTCAGCTGGTGCTTCGTCTGCTCTGAAG GGGGAAGTCTCTTGTGCTGTGAATCCTGTCCAGCTGCGTTCCACCAGGAGTGTCTGAACATCCAGATGCCCCAGGGCAGCTGGTTCTGCAACGACTGCAAGGCCGGGAAGAAGCCGCGCATCAAGGACATCCTGTGGGTGAAATGGGCTCGCTACAG ATGGTGGCCGGCTGAGGTCTGCCTGGCCAAAGACGTCCCGGAGAACACCCTACGGATGAAGCACGAGGTGGGAGAGTTCCCCGTCCAGTTCTTCGGCTCCAAGGACTTCGTGTGGACCTACCAGGCGAGGGTCTTCCCCTACATGGAGGGCGACACGCACAACATCGAGAAGATGGGCAAGGGCGCCGACGCCATCTACAAGAAAG cCCTGTCGGTGGCCGCGGAGCGCTTCAGAGAGCTGACGGCGGAGAAGGAGATGAGACAGCTGCAGGAGGACCGGAAGAACGACAAGAAGCCCCCGCCCTACAGGCACATCAAG GTGAACCGACCAATCGGCAAGGTGCAGATCATCACGGCGGACCAATCGGAGATCCCGCGCTGCAACTGCAAGGCGTTGGACGAGAGCCCGTGTGGCGTGGACTCGGAGTGCATCAACCGCATGCTGATGTACGAGTGCAgcccccaggtgtgtgtggcCGGGGAGCGCTGCCAGAACCAGGCCTACACCAAGCGGCAGTACTCCCCCGTGGAGATCTTCAGGACGCTGGCCCGGGGCTGGGGCCTCAGGGCCATCCTCGACATCAAGAAG GGAGCCTTTGTGAACGAGTACGTCGGGGAGGTGATAGACGAAGAGGAGTGTCGCGCCAGGATCCGCCACGCGCAGGAGAACGACATCTGTAACTTCTACATGCTTACACTGGACAAG GACCGGATCATCGACGCGGGGCCCAAGGGGAACCAGGCGCGCTTCATGAACCACTGCTGCCAGCCCAACTGTGAGACGCAGAAGTGGACGGTGAACGGGGACACCCGGGTGGGGCTGTTCGCCGTCCAGGACATCCCCCAAG GTGTGGAGCTGACCTTCAACTACAACCTGGAGTGTCTGGGCAACGGGAAGACGGTCTGCAAGTGTGGAGCCCCAAACTGCAGCGGGTTCCTGGGGGTCCGGCCCAAG AACCGGCAGTCGGCGGAGAAGCTCAAGCTGAGGGAGGGCAAGAAGAAGCTCCCCATGAAGAAGAAGAGCAAGCCGGAGCTGAccaaggagagggaggacgagTGCTTCAGCTGCGGGGACGCCGGTCAGATCGTGTCCTGCAAGAAGCCCGGCTGTCCCAAGGTGTACCACGCAGACTGCCTCAACCTGGCCAAGAGGCCGGCAG GGCGGTGGGAGTGTCCCTGGCACCAGTGCGACGAGTGCGGTAAAGAGGCGGCCTCGTTCTGCGAGATGTGCCCCAGCTCGTACTGCAAGGAGCACCGTGACGGCATGCTGTTCATCTCCAAGCTGGACGGCAAGCTGTCCTGCAGCGAGCACGACCCCTGTGGCCCGGACCCGCTGGAGCCCGGGGAGATCCGCGAGTACACCGCCCCGGTGGCCCCCGCCGCCATGGGCCCGTCTCCCTTCCCTAAAGCGGGGGCTCCTCCGGGGCCCGGGTCCGCCGCCGACGCCGACGCCAACGCCGCCGCTCCCCAGCCCGCCGTGGGATCGGCCGCCGGATTGGCCGTCGCGGCCTCGGCCAAgccgctcccccctccccgtctctACATCAACACCAAGACGGCGACCTCCAGCTTCCTGCCCACCGGCCGCGCCCACGGGTCAGACGGCTCAGAGGGGCCCGTCTCGTCCCCCGAGGGGTCCTCCAAGGGCCCGggcgacgaggaggacgaggacgaggaggaggaggaggaggaggaggtggaggacgaggaggaggaggaggtggaggacgaggaggaggaggaggaggaggaggtggaggtggaggacggggaggtggacgaggaggacgaggaaggggacggcggtgaggaggaggacgacgatgaggatgatgaggaagatgaggaggaggaggaggatgatgatgatgatgatgacgcgATGGAGAttgtggaggacgaggaggacaatAATCCACAGTACGgtgggaaggaggaggatgaggatgaagatggGGAGGTATACAACTCATGGGATGATTATGTGGAGGGTGAGGAAGACGACGGTGAGGTGGAGGCAAGTGATATGGGCGAATGGGGGAGGGTTGAGGAT